Proteins encoded in a region of the Schistocerca serialis cubense isolate TAMUIC-IGC-003099 chromosome 6, iqSchSeri2.2, whole genome shotgun sequence genome:
- the LOC126484917 gene encoding uncharacterized protein LOC126484917, translating to MTGKRREIVDMMQRRKIKALCVQEILAEGYKLLYSTASPESRNGVILHRELQEEVCEVSRVNHRIMYVKMMFGGEMVTVLTAYAPQAGCSEDEKEKFWRDLDGVMVGIPENERVIVEGGLNGHVGGRKGGEERWHGGLGYGERNEEGKRAVPRDKEAWWWNEEVQKVVKEKKDAKRKCDMSGSAEDGQAYKSAKKEAKRALAKAKAESGLPNHQS from the exons ATGACGGGAAAGAGAAGAGAGATAGTAGACATGATGCAAAGGAGGAAGATAAAGGCTTTATGTGTGCAAGAGatcttagctgaaggctataaGCTACTTTATAGTACTGCAAGCCCGGAATCAAGAAATGGAGTTATTTTGCACAgagagcttcaagaagaggtatgtGAAGTCAGCAGGGTAAATCATAGGATCATGTATGTTAAGATGATGTTTGGCGGAGAAATGGTAACAGTGCTGACAGCCTATGCACCCCAAGCGGGATGTTCGGAGGACGAGAAGGAAAAATTTTGGAGAGATTTAGATGGAGTAATGGTCGGAATACCAGAGAATGAAAGAGTGATAGTCGAAGGAGGTCTAAATGGTCATGTTGGCGGAAGGAAAGGTGGGGAAGAAAGGTGGCATGGAGGATTGGGGTATGGCGagagaaatgaggaaggaaaaag AGCGGTGCCAAGAGATAAGGAAGCATGGTGGTGGAATGAAGAGGTGCAGAAAGTTGTGAAGGAAAAGAAAGACGCTAAGAGGAAGTGTGATATGTCTGGAAGTGCTGAGGATGGGCAAGCGtacaaaagtgcaaagaaggaggcAAAACGAGCCTTGGCTAAAGCTAAAGCTGAATCA GGGTTACCAAATCACCAGAGCTGA